TCCATTATTAGATTTTCTTGAAATGGATGCAGGTGAAGAATCAGGCGTATCTGAGTGGATAGATTCAGGGGAAACGGATTTATTAACAATGGATGTAGCGGTTCAATTGCAGGGAGCATTTTTAGCAATATCTAAATATCGCATGAGGAATTTAGCAATGTTACACCAAAAGCCACGGATAGCAGACTCTTCCTTCCAACATAACAATTTATACCATGCATGGTTAAATATACATAAAATGTTTCATTGTTCTAAAGAAGAGTTAAGTGATGCATTAAAATTAAATGGTTTTTTTGAAGATATATTCACACTCCCTTTAACAAAACAACGTAAGGCAGAATTTGTGGAAACTTACGAACGCTTTTTACAAGCAGTATTTGAACTAGAGACACAGCAGGAACAAACAGAATCAGTGGGAAAAACAGAACCTGAAGAAAGCATTCGACTTAAGCAAGAAGTGGAGCAAGAAACTGTTGCATCATTGGAGACTACTGTTCTAGTCGAAGAATCATCAAGTTTCCAATCACCAAAAACATTTATTGAACAATTAACTGTACTTCAGACTTCTTCTATTGAGTCTGTCGTACACGCAGATGTATTTACAAATTTTCAACATTATATGCACGTTGAACGACCAATTCAAAAGCAGTTTATTGCTGCATTAGAAACTGCTGAAGCATCTTCAGAAGCGAATCTAATTATGTTGTGCGGTAGTGTCGGGGACGGGAAAAGTCACTTAATCTCTTATGTCCAAGAAGCATTCCCTAAGTTATTAAATAGTGATTCGTGTTTTATTCATAATGACTCAACCGAATCGTATAACTATTCAGAGGATGAGCTAGAAACGCTAGAAAGAGTCCTCGCTCCATTTGAAGAGGGAGCATTAGCGCCTAAAACGACAGTCATCGCAATTAACCTTGGTGTCCTTCACAACTTTTATATGAAACACGAACATACAGGGAATTTTGAAAAGGTCCTTAGGGTCATTAAGAAATCTGAAGTATTTACGACACAACAAGACTATTATTACGAGGAAAATGATCATGCTACTTTGCTAAACTTTGCTGGGGTACAACCTTATGAGCTATCAGTTGAAGGAATCCAGTCCAGTTTTTTCAATGACATTATTGAAAGAGTTTCACGACCATCAAATGAAAACCCATTTTATCGTTTATGGGAAAAAGAATGGAATGCGGGTGAACGAACAGCTGCTCATATAAACTATCACTTATTACAAGATGAGAAAATGCGCCATGCGCTTGTGAAAGTATTAGTTGAAGCAATGATAAAGAGAAAGCTCTTTTTATCAACACGTGCCTTGTACAATCTACTTTACGATGTGTTAGTCCCGTTAGACAATAAGCATACAGTTCAACCTGAGCAACTATTGCCGTATTTATTGTTTGAAAGACCTGATCGCTCAGACTTATTGCATGCATTGCATGAGTTAGATCCGATAAAGCGAAGAGATGAGCGATTTGATGAACGGTTAAGTGAATATATGTTAACTTCAGAACCTATCGCGATGATCAAGCAATATTTAACGGATGATGAATCGTATTTAAAACTTTGGGAATCAGAAGATTATATGGATGAAAGCTATTTAAAGTTATTTCTCCGTCATTACTATTTATTGAATCACGATCACTTAAACGAACGTTACCACCAATTTTTAACATACCTCTATCATTATTATATTGGTGAAGGTGGGGTAATCGGAGACTTTTTCGACTATCTAGATCAAGTAGTTAGAAGTTGGATTGGTTCACCAATCGACGGTTATTTATATATTCAACCGCTATCAAAAAATGAGTATTCTGTGGCAGTACCGTTTAAAGGGGAGCAAGATATAGGCGAGCAGTATGGACAGTTCCACAATGAAGATACGCTCAGTAGGTTTATGCCAGAACTAACAGTAGGGTATAACGTGGAAGATACCCCTGTATTAATATCATTAGACTATACTTTATTTGAACTAATCATTCATGTTGCTGAAGGACTTAGACCTGGTCAGCAAGACTACAATGAAGCAATTCAATTTATGGAGTTTTATAAAGAGTTGATTCGACAAACTGATCAAACGAATGACTTAATTATTGTACATCGCGAAACAAATCATATAATGCGGATTAAGAAACCGCGTTTTGCTCGCGGAGGAAAAACGTATGAGGTGGAGACAGTAAAATGACAAGTTATACTATCCAAAGCGACCGCGTAAATCGATTAATGGGCGTAGACATAGAAAAGAAGAAATATAGTAATGGGCGTCGCGGAAGAGTACATTTACTCCCTTTTCCTACAAGAAATGATCGTACAGAATTTGAAAATGGCTTCATGCCAGTAGTTGCAGGGGCAATGCGTAAGTTATATGGCGAAGAAATTGAGATAGAAGGCCATGCTACTCGGACAGAAGATGTATTACAAAGCATCCAATTTAGAGAAGAAACAACAGAGCGAAGGTTCGAAAATTACTTAGAGAAGGAATTGCAAAATATTTCCAGCGGACAAATACAGGATTTGTCTCAATTGAAATTTATCCCATTGTCTTCAGAGGAGAGGGCTAGGAAAGGAGAACTCGATTTAGCTCATTTTGTACATGATACGTTTTTAGCGCCTTATGCTGAAGAATTTATAGAAAAACTAAATGAATTAGAACCACAAAATATTTTGCTTAATTTACTTTCTACTGAAACGGAACAACCTACAAAAGGTGTTGATAGATTATATGGCAATCACTTACCACGTATCGCCCGGCAATTTAGGGAAGACTTTTTACTTTTGTTAAAACATCCAAGTTTTTGCATGCAGTATATTGACTTGTTATTCGTACATTATACATACATTGTCATCACACAATTAGTCTTGCAAGTAAGTCGATTTGAACAATTCAACGAGGAGAATTGGATAGATTTATATTTCTTCTATCAAGAAGAGAAAGCAGCACGTTGGAGAGATGGCTATAAGTGGGGATATCGTCGCGTTCAAACAGAGATGGCTAATTTCTTTGCCCACGAGCACTTACTGAATATCGTTAGTGAAGTAAGTTTTACAGATGAGCGTAATCTTCTTTACCATGATATTGCACAGAATTTAAAAGGTGAAGAAGCGGAAGCTCAATATATTGAATCCGTAAATAGCTGGATGAAAGAAGTTTATATCCCTTTACGTGAAGTGTCACGTAATTATCAAGAACCTTCAACCGTAACAGGTTTATATCAAGAGATGTTTGAACAAATAAAACCAAATATCTCTAATGAAATTAACAGTCGATATCCTAAAGGACTCGATGAATTATTCAACAAATACTTCTATAAGCACGGAGGATCGCTTGGTAAGTTAAATAGTTTGAACCAAAGGCAAGTACTCTTGCTTGTTGCGATATCTGTTGGAGAGAGTCGTTTAGAGTTAAATAGATTATGGGATGAACTGGAAATCCGTGGTGTTTACTTAGACCACAAGACTCGTGAAGTGATTGTCGAGTTATTAGACGGGTTAAATTATATTGAAAAGAAGAGTGATAGTGGAGATGCTCAATATGTCAAACCAATTTTATGAATATATTGCGGAACAATTAGTTGCTTTCTTTCAGCAACAATCTAGCAATCAAAAAATAGGGCGGTATTATTTACAATTGCCGTCAATTGAAACATCTGAAGTTTTGTTTGAAGCTTTTAAAAGTGAAGAAGCTTCATCAGCATTCTTTTACCAACATGAAAAAGGGAACGAACGTTATGAAACAATCGCTTTAACTTATCAAGGGTATAAGTTTGTCATCGCGATTGTAAATGAATCAATCACAAGTTCATTTTTAGTTACGTTACGTAACGCAATGAGTTTACAACAAGGTGACTGGAAAAATGCTTCACTTATTTTATTAACTTCTAATCTGCAAGATTCCATAAAGGATGGAAGTATTAACCTAACTCACGAGGGTATGCCTTTACATGTTGAACAGTTTATTGGCAGTTTAGAAAAAATGATTGAACAGCAAGTGAAAAATCCAATGAGTCGTAGAATTATTAAGCACTTTTTAGAGAGCAGGGAACGTGAATATGCACTTGAGAACACGACGTTTCTAGATTTTGAAGAAGTGTTAAATATCGCGAATAAAGAAGAGATAACGACAGAAGATTATCGTGAATTACATTACTTTCCTGACGATGAATTACGTCAGCTATTAAGTGAGCAAGAAACGCTCCCAGTAAAATCGAGAGCATGGAATCAGAAAGAGAAAGAAATTCAACAGAGGCTCAATAAAAACACGGAACTCCATCACGATATAGAACAAACACGTGAACAAGGAAGTGCGCGTGAAGAACTCGAAGCTCGTTTTGGTGCAGGACGAAGAGACCTGGAGCCTAAGAATGATCCCGATAAAGATATGTGGTATGAAACCGATTTAACGAAAATTTTAAATTGGGAAGAAGACATTAAAAATACAACGAAAATCGAATTATTAAGTGATGACATTAAATGTATGAATAAGCATATTGAGTTGTGGAAGCGCCCGAACGCAACGACAGCAGCAGGGTTACGAACATGGCATCTTATCGCTTTTTTATCTCCAGAAGAGGAAGCGCAAGAAATAGAAGTCCGTATCCCATTTAGTCAACGTTTGAAAAAAGAACATATTTTATCACGTGCTCAATCTTATACGAATACATCCGGTAAGAATCTTGTGATAACTGTGAAAGTAGAAGAAGGGGCAGACTTTTATCGGAGCGTTTATAGGCATGAAGGAAAAACACCCTATACGTTTAACTTGCTGGTCTTGAAGTCAACATCTGAACCGTTCGAATCCATCCGTCATCACTATAAAATTCAAACCGGACAGAGGGCAAATTATGCAATTGAACTTCAAATGGACCACCAATATTTCCAACTAGGTACCGGAACAGAAAGAGAAGTTGCAATCAAAGAAAATGAACAAGTAATCGTGAGTGACTTAGACGAAAAACTTAAATTAGAAATACAATCGAGCGCAAGTACAGATGATCATTCGGTGAAATGTTTTATTCAAACACCGTCATTTACAGTACCTATAGTCGTTAAAGACGAAGCCCTACGCATCCTTCCGAAGACAGCTCATCAAATTTGGGTAGAGAAGTTTGAAAAGCAACAGTCGATAGAACTAATAGAGGATGATAGTAAAGCGATTATTCAAGACTATTTATACACGACACATAAAGATGAACGTGAGTATTTTAAGTTGGAAGAGCGTTGGGCTAAGGAAAAGTGGGCGTATGGTAAATATCAAGACTCAAATTTAGA
This window of the Sporosarcina ureilytica genome carries:
- the dptG gene encoding DNA phosphorothioation-dependent restriction protein DptG, with the protein product MTSYTIQSDRVNRLMGVDIEKKKYSNGRRGRVHLLPFPTRNDRTEFENGFMPVVAGAMRKLYGEEIEIEGHATRTEDVLQSIQFREETTERRFENYLEKELQNISSGQIQDLSQLKFIPLSSEERARKGELDLAHFVHDTFLAPYAEEFIEKLNELEPQNILLNLLSTETEQPTKGVDRLYGNHLPRIARQFREDFLLLLKHPSFCMQYIDLLFVHYTYIVITQLVLQVSRFEQFNEENWIDLYFFYQEEKAARWRDGYKWGYRRVQTEMANFFAHEHLLNIVSEVSFTDERNLLYHDIAQNLKGEEAEAQYIESVNSWMKEVYIPLREVSRNYQEPSTVTGLYQEMFEQIKPNISNEINSRYPKGLDELFNKYFYKHGGSLGKLNSLNQRQVLLLVAISVGESRLELNRLWDELEIRGVYLDHKTREVIVELLDGLNYIEKKSDSGDAQYVKPIL
- the dptF gene encoding DNA phosphorothioation-dependent restriction protein DptF encodes the protein MNKKVWHPLLDFLEMDAGEESGVSEWIDSGETDLLTMDVAVQLQGAFLAISKYRMRNLAMLHQKPRIADSSFQHNNLYHAWLNIHKMFHCSKEELSDALKLNGFFEDIFTLPLTKQRKAEFVETYERFLQAVFELETQQEQTESVGKTEPEESIRLKQEVEQETVASLETTVLVEESSSFQSPKTFIEQLTVLQTSSIESVVHADVFTNFQHYMHVERPIQKQFIAALETAEASSEANLIMLCGSVGDGKSHLISYVQEAFPKLLNSDSCFIHNDSTESYNYSEDELETLERVLAPFEEGALAPKTTVIAINLGVLHNFYMKHEHTGNFEKVLRVIKKSEVFTTQQDYYYEENDHATLLNFAGVQPYELSVEGIQSSFFNDIIERVSRPSNENPFYRLWEKEWNAGERTAAHINYHLLQDEKMRHALVKVLVEAMIKRKLFLSTRALYNLLYDVLVPLDNKHTVQPEQLLPYLLFERPDRSDLLHALHELDPIKRRDERFDERLSEYMLTSEPIAMIKQYLTDDESYLKLWESEDYMDESYLKLFLRHYYLLNHDHLNERYHQFLTYLYHYYIGEGGVIGDFFDYLDQVVRSWIGSPIDGYLYIQPLSKNEYSVAVPFKGEQDIGEQYGQFHNEDTLSRFMPELTVGYNVEDTPVLISLDYTLFELIIHVAEGLRPGQQDYNEAIQFMEFYKELIRQTDQTNDLIIVHRETNHIMRIKKPRFARGGKTYEVETVK